From Caretta caretta isolate rCarCar2 chromosome 16, rCarCar1.hap1, whole genome shotgun sequence, the proteins below share one genomic window:
- the LOC142069441 gene encoding uncharacterized protein LOC142069441 has translation MAPAPADVPLDVCARECGICYEAYKAASQGRVPKLLLCQHSLCLACLRKLVCQARAISSVVCPFCRTVTLVPKQGLQALQNNEDILREASALGSPRVLAGASSAPGEEEREDEAAPSASEYSTSDSSLSLDVEFNYVTHSSIFTISSVVSPYGLAGPGSPRAWSGLRVQEVQNTFLVGLPGPAAPADAQPPISSVENLRLCFAMGILILVISVFFLLVFLK, from the coding sequence ATGGCGCCGGCTCCGGCTGACGTCCCGCTGGACGTGTGTGCCAGGGAATGTGGGATTTGCTACGAGGCCTACAAAGCCGCTTCCCAGGGGCGGGTGCCCAAGCTGCTGCTGTGCCAGCACTCGCTGTGCCTCGCCTGCCTCAGGAAGCTGGTCTGCCAGGCCCGGGCCATCTCCTCTGTGGTCTGCCCCTTCTGCAGGACTGTGACCCTGGTGCccaagcaggggctgcaggcccTGCAGAACAACGAGGACATTCTGCGGGAAGCGTCGGCCCTGGGCAGCCCCAGGGTCCTGGCGGGGGCCAGCTCGGccccaggggaggaggagagggaggacgAGGCAGCCCCCAGCGCCTCGGAGTACTCCACAAGcgactcctctctctccctggacgTGGAGTTTAACTACGTGACCCATTCGTCCATCTTCACCATAAGCAGCGTGGTCTCCCCGTATGGCTTGGCGGGGCCGGGCAGCCCCAGGGCCTGGAGCGGTCTCCGTGTGCAGGAGGTGCAGAACACCTTCTTGGTGGGGCTCCCAGGCCCAGCGGCACCCGCGGATGCTCAACCACCCATCTCCTCAGTGGAGAATCTGCGCCTGTGCTTCGCCATGGGCATCCTCATCCTCGTCATCTCCGTCTTCTTCCTGCTGGTCTTCCTGAAGTAG